The following nucleotide sequence is from Synchiropus splendidus isolate RoL2022-P1 chromosome 1, RoL_Sspl_1.0, whole genome shotgun sequence.
AGCCATCGAGCTGAGACGGTCTTCCCACGCTTTGCAAAGTTGACATTTATCATGGCACCTTGCAGAAATTGGTATTCCTGCCTGGTCTGAATAGGTAAATCAAATGAGGCAACGAAATACAGGACTGAAAACCAGTGTTTTACAGAAAGAAAATTAATATAAAAGGAATTAATTGAGCAGAAACCTGAGCCTGAGGCCATCGCTGTTTGTGACAGCAGTTATTTCACGTAGCAGGTTTGTGTCGCCCTAAATGTAGCTGACTTTTCTTCCTCCAGCCAGTTTATTAGAATAATGAAAGAGCTGAATGGAAAGTCATGAAATCAATATTCTCAGGGTTTAATCCACAAAGACAAAGGTTtagttaaaaacatgttttcaaaataatgaaCCACGCTGTCATTGAAATTGACTTTTGTCATGTTATTTAATGATAagtgcatttaatttgaatttgaGCAGAAAGTACAGCCAATATTCTGTAGTCGTTGGGTTGCCACTCCAAgacaactttaaaaaaaaaaaaaaaaagaatttcaatACAGAAATAACTTACAGGATAAATCTTATGGAACAAtatattatgaatatatattatGAAACAATGTACTTCTGAACTTGCCTAACCCCAAACTCACCAAGTCTCCATATTTGTTCATGGCCATAGAGAACGGCCTCATTCCCATGAAAAACTCCTGATTATTGTCTTcaatcattttcatgttctgctcCCAGATGGCCCTTCTCTGACGCTCGTCCTGCCATAACAAAGAGAGGattttgcaaacattttttttttattttgtcactggtTGTCTCACCAAGTCTTCATAGGCAACGCCATGGCTGCTCTTCCACACCTCCCACTCACTGTGCACCACCTCATCCGAGTCCACCGCAGCTGTCAGCGCGCTGCACAGTACGACAGCTAACATTGTGGTCCACAGCAAGACGTCCATCTGTAccactgcaaacacacacacctgttagTCCGCTCATACGTTTCATCTTTCAGAGTTTAAAGTGCTCtcagggttatagctactactgtagtggtagatcgctgcgtgagagtgagatgtgggatactgtgctgccgtaactgtcgtacgcgatgccggacTGCTACGCGCTGCAGTGTCAGACATTGGATACAAAAAACtaggcatctgctggccgtggtcgggtggacgtaagtcgagcaggtcttAAGTCAGATGTTACCTGTATTTACTTAAAAAACGAATGAAAGAATTTTAAAAGGTGATTTTTAAGAATTGGTCTGCGCAAACTCAAGTGAAATATAGACCTGAGGTGACAGGCATCAACTCCGGAAACACAGACACCACTAGTGGATGGACTGCTGTAGGGATGTTTTGGAGGATTTTGTTGTATATGAAGCAAATCAGTTTTAAATCAAGGTGCAGAATGAACTGTTCTAGTTGTTAAGAACTAAGGGGAAAATAATGTAGAAGTCACTTTTTCCTTATTCCATTTGACATTTCCTCATCATTTTGTTACCATTATGACCATCACTAACTTAtgtgacagacagatagatagacagacagacagacagacagacagacagacagacagacagacagatagatagatagatagatagatagatagatagatagatagatagatagatagatagatatttctCTCTCCTCTATGACTCTGTCAGTCTATGTAGCTGGAATAGACTGCAAATCCACAGAAAACTATTGATTGATGGCATTGATGAAAgtgcttgacaaaaaaaaaaactaaaaaaagtatttttagtTTCCACCACATATTTGGCCTCAACATGCTTTCGACCACTTATTTTTCCTGATTCCACATTGACAAATTTCTTTAGTTATTGTTTCGATTAACCTTCAGGTAGTTTTTGGTCTAGGTTCCACTCAAGGGGAGCACACACAGATCAGCAGTCCTTCACAAAGCTGACAGATACTTATTCAAAACTACTGGCAGTTTAGGGTCAACAATCAACCCTTGCAAGATTGTAGACACTGGGGGGAAATCTGAGTTGTAAAGGAAACCCAGAAGAGCACAAGCAGAGGAAACCCAGTGCAGAATGCATGCAGGTTCTGTCCAAGAGTTGCATCAAGCAATAGTTGAAGCTGCAACGACATTGCCTGTGTACTGACAGTAAAGACCATCTTGCTGTTTGTCTGCAGTTCCAAACACTTGACCACCTCAGACCATCTCCATCAAGTCTTCCAACATTTTCTGCTCTGACCATCTCATCCTTTTTCTTAAACACATATTCCTGTGAgatttgatgttttcttccttgGACAGAAGTTTCATTTAAAAGAAGAGTAGTGTGGACTCAGACGATCCCTTGCTGCAAATCCGACCGACCCAATGTGGGTGGATGAAGCGCACAAAACCATGTGATCCTTCAAGGTAGTAAAGAAATGTCACCAAACAACACCCCTCAAAAATGACAAACCATCAACGGGAATATTGATTTCCCTTGCAAAAGCGAGGTCCCCAGAACCATCGACAAGCGTCACAACCTGCTGCACCTCGCCACTTATTTTCAAGAAATACCTGCATTATTGCTTTGGGTCTTTTCACAGTCAAATTATAAGGTCCTCTGAGTGactgtttcactgttttcttGGCAATAAAAGAGACCTTACCTGAGTGAGTTCTCCTCATGACTTATCGGCTGAGATGTCAGGCCGCTCTACAGCAACCACCTCTTTATATATACTCCAGGTGCCAGTGTCTTCCCTGTACTTTACTCTACCCATTAATCACGCAGCAGAAGAACAGTAGTCGACAAAAATAAGATCCCAGCGCCTTCTCGCTAATGTCTCTGTAATCAGGCCCAGATAGCACAAGCTGCAATATTCCAAATCCTTTAATTACCAGTAAAGAGCGCTAATAATGACTTACAACTATTCATAATTATGGCTGCAAAGTGTCGACTGAAGTAAATGTATGATGCTTTCAGGTACAACGAGTGCAAACAACCCAAGTATAATGAAGCACAATGCGCTGATATATTTATATCGATATATAGTGGCTTTCACTGACGAACACACACTGGGAAGACTGTGGTTATGACAGAGGGAGGTGTTTGGGAAGCATGTCGGGACCGGTTATGGTCATTGTTGTGCAAATCATTATTGACCCAATACTACAGTACTCAATAATTAAATGATATAGATATATGTCAcaactatatacagtatatatatagttgtgtgtgtatatatatatatatatatatatatatatagagagagagagagagagagagagagagagatgtattttttattattaagaaATTATTTACTCTTGTTTACTGTTATGTTGCTATTCAAAGGTCTGGTTAACTCCCTATGATCTGTAATTGTTTGCTACCTTTAAATCCCATAactcttctccttttttttttattttttaaatgtcctgTTAAGAATGCATcattattgttgctgttgtcatCATCATGCTGAATCATCTGTACTTTCTTTGGCTAATTAATGCACTTAAGTATAAGTAAATAATTCATTCAATATTCATTCTACTTTTTTGTTGATACTTGATACTCATGATATTGTTATCATCAAAAGCTCATGTGATTTTTAGTTCATTTTCTGATATAATTATGTATCTCTCTCTCAAGCTTAATCCTTTTCTGTGTGCTTTGAATACAGGCAGTCAAATTATAATTGTAACCTACAAAATGAGGTCATTTTTGCGtgtgttatgtttttgtttttcattgtcagtGACGCGTCTGCTTACAGTGAGCCTGCTGATCTGGTCACATTCAAGTCAACAGTAATCTGTACAGTGAGTCAATAATGATTAATCAATAATTATTTAAGTAAGTGGACTTTTCTCTGACTGACAATTAAGAAATTTGCATTTAGAatcaaaaatgatgatgacaaggCATTCAGTTCCATCCTCTCTCAGTCAGGGAGGGTCGTTGGATTCATATGTGGTTCTATTTACATGATCTTCATGCGTGAGTGGTGACATCTCTTTTGCAGGATTTATACCTTGGAGAAACCAAGTTTTCTCTACAACTCCAAATTGTAAGAAAAACTATTCACTGTCTTTTCACTCTCTGAGGAACGAACCTTTTTCCCTTTCTCGAATCGGATTTGGAACTGCATGTGAGCAAGTATGCTTCTGACCTTTTTCTGGCATTTTCATCacatattgagaaaaaaaaaagcagtagaCTGGCTCTCCAGCCCCAAATGTATGGGAATAAAGTCGTGATGGTGAATCTGAACGTGTAAAATTAATGGAATCAAGACAAAAGCGCAACTGtataatgaagaaaacaaactccACATCATAAGAAAGGCTGAACCCTTCTACAGAAGGACGCACAGATGAGTTGCTCCCACTATATGCAACTAGACCTCATTCACTTTGACTTACACAGTTCAGGACCATGATACCAACCGTAAACACCTTTACAATTCAGTTTTAATACAAGACGTTTCTAAGGGTCTCCGCTGAGCAAGAGGTGCCAATGAACCAATGCTTCAAGTCAATAGCGTCACATCCGGACGGCCACGGGTTCAAATCCAGCATGAGGCAACTCTGGGCGCGGAGTATGCACTtaccataataataatttttaaaaaacacttgatgaatGAACCAATGTGTCGGTCATTTATGTAAAACATTAATAATGTTgatgcatttattattattaaaccaTCTTGGACGCTTGCAAAGACGCGATGTGGAGTTGTGTCCCGCAGCGACCCCTAGCGGCCGCTTGTGTTTCTGCGTGCAGCACTGCAGAGGATGAGCTGACGTCCAGCTTGTTATTATGTCCGCCAACACCCAAAACACGCCGCAGCCACAACAACAGCAGAGTCCTTCAGCATCGTGCCTAATGCTCGACGTCTCAGGGAGAGAGATGAGTCACCTGTGAGGTCTGGGCCATGTCTTTTAAGGTAAATCTCCGTCACTTCTCCATCATGCTAGCAGCGCCAGGAGGCCAGTTGTGTGTGGAAACGCTGGAATGATTTTACACTCTCACAAAACGATCCATAAAGTTCTGACATGTAAGATGGGAAGGTGTGCATGACGTTGAGGATGCAACTGTAGTAGACTGACACTCCTGCAGGGCATGGCTCATATGTGTAGAACAGAACATTTACGGATGCTAGTACCTGGAGGATGTCACAGATGCCACACGCATTCTTGTTATTTGACCACCATTCTTTATGACTATTTACATGTAAATTCCAACACGTATTATGTTCACCTGTGTCATTGCTCATCATAGACACGTCCATTGAACCAGTTATATGCAGCTGGATCAAGAAACTAACCTGAGATCACAGAGGAGGCAACACTTGGATTATGTGTGTTGAGGTTCACAATATTCCCCGTTCAAATGATTCACTTAAACACCTGACTAAATACTTTGAATGAATCcagatatttattatatttatatgcaACATATGGCCTTCAAAGCGTGGGATatacatgatttatttatttagattcttttattaaatttatttaGGGCTAACTTCTTTCCTGTTACAGTCTGTGTTTCAGACTTGTATACTGTATACTTGTCCAGACATTGAAATCATATGATCTATAGAGAATCACTAAATAAATTGCACATAGGAATCAAAGCACTGGAAGCCTGACCCTCAAAATTTAATTTCAACTATtgacttttcattcattcttttatgCTTGTGCTGAGTGTGACATGGTTTATTGATATTCTTTCCATTTCATAGCTCTTTAGAAGCAAATAAACAACACTGACGACAGTCAGATTGTCTCAAAATTGCTAAATTAATGCTCCACTACACATGTCCCCTCAAGTCCGGTCACTTTATATTAGTCACAATAGAAAATCCTCTCCCCGTTACAAGAgctgtcatttttcatttccttgtgTTCTTTCGTCCTCCAGAAGGAGACGCCGCTGGCCAACGCGGTGTTTTGGGCAGCACGGAAGGGAAACTTGGCtctacttcagctgctgctgaacagCGGGCGAGTGGATGCAGACTGTAGAGACAATGTACGATCGCTGCATGCCCAGACTGATCAGCTTCTCCATTTTACCATTACACAGCAGTGGTAGGAGACATGAGCTCAGATGTGCACACAggttcagtgttgcatgttgccaTCATGGCGCCCATGACAGACCCTAACTGGAGAAAGTGAAAAGCCTCCTGACTGTTGATCTCTCCTCTAGTATGGAACCACAGCGCTGATGGTGGCGTCCTACAGTGGCCATGTAGACTGTGTGAGAGAACTGATCATGCAAGGGGCGGACATCAACTACCAGAGAGAGGTAGGagaacaacatcagaaccacagtcAAATCGTCATCAGCTGAATCAAAAAGAAGTCaagttattttcttcatttattcacaGCTACGTCAACAAATGCAGGCAAAAAAGGAATGtcccatttttttcagaacaatatGTTCATCTGTTTAAAGGAAGCCTAGGCAGGAAGTTAGCTTCTGCACGGTTTAATGACCTTAACATGACCATGTTTAAGAAACCACTGCACTGATCAAAATCATGGAGTGACTCCTTCACTGCATTTACACAACAGATTTTCCTGACTGAtgaggaagtgtgtttttgtctgtatgGTTTTACTCCAAAACATCCACAAACTCCTTTGAAAAGAATAAAATTGTGAATTTTGTGGTATCCGCAACAAGAATGTGGACAAACACATGAACTGAACGGAACCGAAAGTCTTGACACGTAAACAGTGATGACGCTCATAACATCTTACTGAGATGATATGAGTCAGTTTAGTTTTAATTAACAGTTACATTAATTCCATACTAAATGCTTAGCAGATTTTTGATCGGCTGATCCGCCATTTATATAGTCCTTGTCACTCTGTcaatgtaaaacatgtttttacaaGATAGAACAGTGAAAGTAAGGCACCTTTGCACATCGGTAGTTTTGACGACCAATAATGAATACGTTCTAATTTTGAATTTACTTccacctttttttcattttgtttttttagcctTACTGTACAGGTGTGCACAGCactctttgtgtcagagcagggTGGCAAACACTACTCTCTCTAGAGACTTGCTGTAGCTCTTCCTCTGAATGGGAAGTCAGTCTGAGAGACAAGAGTAATGTGTCCTGATGTTTGTCCTGGGAACATGCTCTTCAGTGAAATGTATAgtttaaatgaaatcaaatacaTACATTGATAATGCGTGAACTGCATTCTTTGTTATTGTTACATTTGAAATTTCTTATTTAGGGCAGCCAGATAATATCATTTGGCATGTCACTCTGAAAAGATACAACGTACAATTGCTGAACTGAGAAGATAAATTGCCAAATTTGGTGTAGCTAAAGATAGAAGATGACATATTTCAGATGGAGAAATTGACACACCAACTGACACTGAAAGCAGAGAGACATTCAAAACATTGAGAGAAACTGAATAtcagaaaaggaaaatatttcCAACATGATTTGTAATGTATTTGTAAAACCccatttttgattttatttccatATGTCTGTTTTTTACCTGTGTTTATGTTTaagtttttgtttctgttttcttgttttgtctgtttcacatgaaaaaaaatcaaaatagtttaaaaaaaattagtCAAGTGTTTGATGTAAAATTGCTGATAAAATTCCCGTTTTTCAGCTTCACTTGGCATAAAGCAGTCTAAGTCTTAACAGCAGTCCTACAGGTGGCTACTAAGCTCAGATTTCACTGTGATATTGGATGAGGTAGAGGTGTGGAAGTTGGTAATGGTAGTGATGTTCTAATTGATTTTCCCTCGCTGTGCTTTTGGAAAATGACTTCCAAATGGAACAAGCATTAGAAGCACTGTAGTGGCTGCAGAACGCACAGGTATCATGTTACCAAGGTTATGTAAAGATTTAGCTCAAAATAGCTTCTGAGTGGAAAATAACTGCTCCATTTGTTCTCTGCAGACAGGTTCTACCGCTCTGTTCTTCGCCGCCCAGCAGGGAcacaatgatgtcatcaaacTCCTCTTTGAGTTTGGCGCCTCCTCTGACTTCCAGACAAAGGTAGATCAACTAAGTCTTTGTAGTGATGTCATCTAAAACAGCACATTGCCTGGTCTGTGCCAAACCTCGGTTTCTCTTCCAGGATGGCGGCTCTGCTCTCACCGTGGCGTCTCAGTACGGGCACGGGAAAGTGGTGGAGACACTTCTGAAGAACGGAGCTAATGTTCATGACCAGCTGAGCGTGAGCGATCTCTTCTCAGAACCTTTAAATACTGGATGACTGATGATAAAATACAAAGCCTTTCATCCGCTTCATCAAAAGGAGGCGTTTTGGCCGACACTCTGACCCAGCCTCTCAGGTTTCTGCTGAGTCGGATGTGGTTGACATTTGGAAGGTTTAAGAGCATCCTGACTCAGACACTACCTGTCAGGAATACACTTTCGGAGAAATGAGAGGAGActgagaaaaatacaaaatttcCAAACTGCAAACTATGTAGTTTAATAAGTTACGTAAATTAACACAAGTGTGTTGAACTTGGCCAAATTGTTGACCAAAACAAAATTTCACTATGTCATTTATTAATCGCTGACACATGCTAAAAAAAAGACGCTCCCATAACTGAAAGACCCATAATCTGCTGCTACAGTTATAGCacttaaaagtatttttttgcCTTGTTTGACATGAAAAATGTGCTCTGAAGACAagtatcaacacatgcagcatagctgctttcattttattgacagaatGCACATGTGTTAAACTTTGAATGCAGGCAAAACAATGAGTCTATCTGAATAATACAGATTAATGGTTTATACACCCCGTTTTTACAGGGCCCACTTTTAGTATATAGCGTCTAGGTGCACTGCGTTACACAATCTGATGCcatcacaaaaacatcaataatgGAGGAAACCTAAGGagattctgatgtattttttgtaTCGGTCAAAAAGTAGATTCAAGAAACTCTTCATTGATGATATGAATAAGGAATCAGGAACAAACATCTCAATACAGTGTCATTTTTGATGTGCAAAACTAGCTAAGTTTTGGAGAGAAATGGTGTTGAAAACAaccatgatggaaaaaaaatgtgccgTTGAGATACTCttagcttaaaaaaataaaactaattcACACTGAATGCACacgtagttttgtttttgtgtgcacCCATTTTTACTGTATGAGTTGAAATAACCTTTCAAATAAGAAGTGACCAAGCAGAAGAGCCTTTAAACTTAACAACCCTGTGAGATCTGCCTTCTAAGATTGCGGCGCCCTCTCTGTCAGGACGGTGCCACTCCTCTCTtcctggctgcccagcagggacATTTGGCAGTGATTCGACAGCTTTTGGCATCTGGTGCCAAAGTGAACCAACCCAGAGATGTAAATCTTCACTTCTAGATGGATTTGCATTAGCCACTCTTTCTTGTATTCAAATGACCTCTGCTGTTTTTAGGACGGTACTGCCCCCTTGTGGATGGCTGCTCAGATGGGCCACAGCGAGGCAGTGAAGGTTCTGCTCCTGCGTGGCGCGGATCGGGACGCTGACAGACAAGTACAGGGTTGTCTTGCATCATGAAAGTAGCCTGCGATTGTCTTCATTGTGAACAACAAAGATAATTAGTTGGTGCCTCCACAGTTTCTGGCCgaacaaaaacagaattattCATTACATTGCCCGTGTTATTATCTATGTTTAAGTTATTTTGGCATTTTAAAACCGGATATTTTGAACATAACCATCCTCTTTGTTCTGTCAaagataatatttaataattaaaacttGAAGCTGTTTTTAGTGAATCCAtaattttctaaaaaaaaaaaatgtataaaatgaatGTTTCTTCTTAAGGATGGATCAACTGCACTGTTCAAGGCCGCCATGAAAGGTCACAACAGCGTCATCGAGGAGCTCCTGAAGTTTTCTCCTTCACTTGGTCTTCTTAAGGTGCTTgtccagataaaaaaaatgaatatttaggAACTTGAGAAGGTTCATGTTCATCTTACCCTCGCAGAATGGCTTCACTGCGCTCCACGCTGCAGTAATGGGGGGTAATCTGGCGactgtgcagctgctgctgagggcCCACGCCGACCCCAGTCTACCCAACAAAGTAGTTGGATTCTTTTCAGAAGCGGAAAAACTAGCCGCCTGTCTCATGAGCCTTGTAACTGATACTTTGCTCTTTTCAGAACAACGAACTCCCGGCTGCCTTTACCAAGAGTGACCGCATCCTTAGAGTCTTACAACCAAGAATGTTCAATGGAGACAGCTGATGAAGGTCCATAAACCAGCTTGCGCCTTTGGAAAGAATGTAAAATACACCTGCCAACTACAATATCTTAACATCCCGTCTGTGTGTGATGACACCTGATGATCAATAAACATGGATTATATGTAAAGTGACTGTACAGTGTCATGAATTCATCTCATTCAtcactttgtaaaaaaaaaaatttttgtgCCAGTGATGATCATATAGTTTTCTAATATTAAAAAAGTTTGACATCTTAAAAAAAGAATCCTACAttcaaaaaaaattgaattataccgatttttaaaaaaaacaacattttttttttttttattagagcAGCTACATTAAAAATACAAGCCAGTGTTTAGTGTTCGGCTGAAACCTGGAAGCTGGGCGTGAAGTCCTGAGATGACGACAGCAATGATGTGACGTCAACACCCGGAAACCAc
It contains:
- the ankrd29 gene encoding ankyrin repeat domain-containing protein 29 isoform X1 translates to MSFKKETPLANAVFWAARKGNLALLQLLLNSGRVDADCRDNYGTTALMVASYSGHVDCVRELIMQGADINYQRETGSTALFFAAQQGHNDVIKLLFEFGASSDFQTKDGGSALTVASQYGHGKVVETLLKNGANVHDQLSDGATPLFLAAQQGHLAVIRQLLASGAKVNQPRDDGTAPLWMAAQMGHSEAVKVLLLRGADRDADRQDGSTALFKAAMKGHNSVIEELLKFSPSLGLLKNGFTALHAAVMGGNLATVQLLLRAHADPSLPNKNNELPAAFTKSDRILRVLQPRMFNGDS
- the ankrd29 gene encoding ankyrin repeat domain-containing protein 29 isoform X2, with the protein product MVASYSGHVDCVRELIMQGADINYQRETGSTALFFAAQQGHNDVIKLLFEFGASSDFQTKDGGSALTVASQYGHGKVVETLLKNGANVHDQLSDGATPLFLAAQQGHLAVIRQLLASGAKVNQPRDDGTAPLWMAAQMGHSEAVKVLLLRGADRDADRQDGSTALFKAAMKGHNSVIEELLKFSPSLGLLKNGFTALHAAVMGGNLATVQLLLRAHADPSLPNKNNELPAAFTKSDRILRVLQPRMFNGDS